A window of the Frigoriglobus tundricola genome harbors these coding sequences:
- a CDS encoding flagellar hook-basal body protein, whose translation MGTLLLALFTFSHDAHTTPFIPIDGKEKRIATGRMFDLAIEGEGYFRIRHFNGGFVYTRFGRFYQGPSGNLETREGYTLDPMVTVPPSAGAVTIDPNGQVHTLLPDDKYQLPIGQIALYRFACPSELVPFERGYEAETRKSGEAVMGDPGSRGLGKVRQRSVNTSPVTSFTRMQRGNFQFTGRPFDLAIEGAGFFRVLTPAGENLFTRHGRFHLDDKGHLTTTEGYLLQPQLAIPVNAHTVSFGADGCVTAGVRTDGNEVDYVGDLTICRFPNALALSRVKGAYYKVSTQSGAPCAGRPSSEGGGGLQQCFIERSSYIPHLPEGRLVSTGRCFDLAIEGQGFFAVEKPTGGRLFTRHGRFRVNADGKIETQHGYLLQPQITLRLDAVSVAIDPDGTIRAIVASQAAPVRVGQIILCRFTNPLALTSFGDRYFQASKESGVPASITPSAGGHDKVWQGFIERSPQEQFPPP comes from the coding sequence ATGGGCACCCTCCTCCTTGCTCTTTTCACGTTCTCGCACGACGCACACACAACCCCCTTTATCCCCATCGACGGGAAGGAAAAACGGATTGCCACCGGTAGGATGTTCGATCTGGCGATCGAGGGTGAAGGGTATTTCCGGATCCGACATTTCAACGGCGGCTTTGTGTACACGCGTTTCGGCCGCTTCTACCAGGGGCCGAGCGGTAATTTGGAGACGAGAGAAGGCTATACGCTCGACCCGATGGTGACGGTGCCTCCGAGTGCGGGCGCTGTCACCATCGACCCGAATGGCCAAGTTCACACGCTCCTGCCGGACGATAAGTATCAGCTCCCGATTGGTCAGATCGCCCTTTACCGTTTCGCCTGTCCGAGTGAACTGGTGCCATTCGAGCGCGGGTACGAAGCAGAAACCCGGAAATCCGGTGAAGCGGTCATGGGCGACCCGGGCAGCCGAGGCTTGGGCAAGGTGCGGCAGCGTTCCGTTAACACGTCGCCCGTGACCTCGTTCACGCGCATGCAGAGAGGGAATTTCCAGTTTACCGGCAGGCCGTTCGACCTTGCGATTGAAGGAGCAGGCTTCTTCCGAGTCCTCACCCCTGCCGGCGAGAATCTCTTTACCCGTCACGGCCGGTTTCACCTAGACGATAAAGGCCATTTGACGACGACCGAAGGCTACCTCCTCCAACCACAACTCGCCATCCCGGTGAATGCACATACGGTCTCATTCGGCGCGGATGGTTGTGTTACCGCCGGCGTTCGGACGGATGGCAACGAGGTCGATTATGTTGGCGATCTGACGATCTGTCGGTTTCCGAACGCGCTCGCGCTATCGAGAGTCAAGGGGGCATATTACAAGGTGTCCACACAGTCCGGCGCCCCGTGCGCGGGCCGTCCCAGCTCAGAGGGCGGCGGCGGCCTGCAGCAATGCTTCATTGAGCGATCGTCCTACATTCCGCACTTACCGGAAGGACGGCTCGTTTCCACAGGCAGGTGCTTCGACCTGGCGATCGAAGGCCAGGGTTTTTTTGCCGTCGAAAAGCCAACAGGCGGGCGTTTATTCACCCGCCACGGCCGGTTTCGGGTGAACGCTGATGGAAAGATCGAAACGCAGCACGGCTATCTCCTCCAACCGCAAATCACCCTTCGATTGGATGCGGTTTCAGTCGCCATCGACCCCGACGGAACGATCCGCGCGATTGTAGCATCCCAAGCGGCCCCCGTGCGTGTGGGGCAGATCATCCTCTGCCGGTTCACCAATCCGCTCGCCCTTACGTCATTTGGGGATCGCTACTTCCAGGCATCGAAGGAATCGGGCGTTCCGGCCAGCATTACTCCCAGCGCCGGCGGTCACGACAAAGTGTGGCAAGGATTTATCGAACGGTCGCCGCAAGAACAGTTCCCGCCGCCCTGA
- a CDS encoding tyrosine-type recombinase/integrase → MSALVPVTPPLPTAPPAHLIPAVPAIVAAAGGAASYAYDEFFEGMIANPNTRTAYRHAVKQFLGWCAQHQLGLTAIQPGHVGRYMAQHPGSVATKKQHLAAIRKLFDQMVVRHAIALNPAASVRGERYAVTEGKTPMIPVEQARALIASLDVSAGVVSLRDRAVLGVLSFTAARSGAVAKLRVEDFYHDGTQWLLRFREKGGKDRPIPVRHDLEQWLREYTRAAGITEEQKGKPLFRAAVARSGRLSAKGLSYVYIWRLVKRRLKDAGLEKIFSPHSFRVKVATDLLTQGVPLEDVQHLCGHSDPRTTRIYDRRTKRVGRNLVERISG, encoded by the coding sequence ATGTCTGCCCTCGTCCCCGTCACCCCGCCCCTTCCGACAGCTCCGCCGGCGCACCTGATCCCGGCCGTGCCGGCGATCGTGGCCGCGGCCGGTGGTGCGGCGTCCTACGCCTACGACGAATTCTTCGAGGGGATGATCGCCAACCCGAACACGCGGACGGCTTACCGGCACGCGGTGAAGCAGTTCCTCGGGTGGTGCGCACAGCACCAGTTGGGGCTCACCGCGATCCAGCCCGGGCACGTGGGCCGGTACATGGCGCAGCATCCTGGCAGCGTGGCGACGAAGAAGCAGCACCTGGCCGCGATCCGCAAGCTGTTCGATCAGATGGTGGTGCGGCACGCGATCGCTCTGAACCCGGCGGCCTCGGTCCGGGGCGAGCGGTATGCCGTCACCGAAGGTAAGACGCCGATGATTCCGGTCGAGCAGGCGCGGGCGCTGATTGCCTCGCTGGATGTCTCGGCCGGGGTGGTGAGTCTGCGCGACCGGGCGGTGCTCGGCGTGCTGTCGTTCACGGCGGCGCGGAGCGGGGCGGTGGCCAAGCTGCGGGTCGAGGACTTCTACCACGATGGTACGCAGTGGCTTCTGCGTTTCCGTGAGAAGGGTGGGAAGGATCGGCCGATCCCGGTGCGGCACGATTTAGAGCAGTGGCTGCGTGAGTACACGCGCGCCGCCGGCATCACCGAGGAGCAGAAGGGCAAGCCGCTCTTCCGCGCGGCGGTGGCGCGAAGCGGCCGGCTGTCCGCGAAGGGGCTGAGCTACGTCTACATCTGGCGGTTGGTGAAGCGGCGGCTGAAGGATGCGGGTTTAGAAAAGATTTTCAGCCCGCACTCATTCCGCGTGAAGGTGGCAACCGACCTGCTCACGCAGGGCGTGCCGCTGGAGGACGTGCAGCACCTGTGCGGGCACTCTGACCCGCGTACCACCCGCATTTACGACCGGCGGACGAAGCGGGTGGGGCGGAATCTGGTCGAGCGGATTTCGGGGTGA